In Zingiber officinale cultivar Zhangliang chromosome 8B, Zo_v1.1, whole genome shotgun sequence, a single genomic region encodes these proteins:
- the LOC122017640 gene encoding uncharacterized protein LOC122017640 — MGRWLRPEVYPLLGAVSFVMSLCLFQLTRNAFMNPEVRVNKAHRASAVLENHEEGQKYSRHGLRRFLRHRPPEVMPAVNTFFAGSRKE, encoded by the exons ATGGGACGTTGGTTGAGACCAGAG GTTTACCCGTTGCTGGGCGCCGTGTCCTTCGTGATGAGCTTGTGCCTGTTCCAGCTCACCAGGAACGCCTTCATGAACCCCGAAGTCAG GGTTAACAAGGCTCACCGGGCCTCGGCCGTCCTAGAGAACCACGAGGAGGGGCAGAAGTACAGTCGGCATGGACTCCGGCGGTTCCTTCGCCACCGGCCACCAGAGGTGATGCCTGCTGTCAACACCTTCTTTGCGGGGAGCAGGAAGGAGTGA